A region of Vigna radiata var. radiata cultivar VC1973A chromosome 6, Vradiata_ver6, whole genome shotgun sequence DNA encodes the following proteins:
- the LOC106764025 gene encoding protein CLT3, chloroplastic encodes MASLCRRLSAAGAAASVGRAQLQLPAGISRLRYGCYVRRPMRLVAAGATVGGGAWLTFASGGREEKVGACSYAVEDRKVAADGGRESVEGIGKRAAEVAAAAATTVVLGVGNRVLYKLALVPLKQYPFFLAQLATFGYVIVYFGVLYIRHHAGMVTDEMLDAPKAPFVVVGLLEALAAATGMAAGAILSGASIPILSQTFLVWQILLSIIFLGRRYKVNQLLGCFLVSIGVVVTVASGAGVGNSLKEGGMFWSLLMIISFFLQAASTVLKETIFLDSTQKLKGGSMDLFVVNSYGSAFQALFICLLLPFLSKLWGIPFSQLPNYLKDGAACFLNVGTLSNGCDGAPLLPLLFIIVNIGFNIALLHLLKISSAVVSCLASTFSVPISIYVFTMPLPYLGVASSLPAGFMTGAIILIFGLLIYAWTPSNGSFSAPT; translated from the exons ATGGCTTCACTATGCCGGCGGTTATCCGCCGCCGGCGCCGCCGCATCGGTCGGTCGGGCTCAGTTACAGCTCCCCGCTGGGATAAGCCGGCTGCGTTACGGTTGCTACGTCAGGAGGCCAATGCGGTTGGTGGCGGCGGGGGCCACCGTGGGAGGCGGCGCGTGGTTGACATTCGCCTCCGGAGGGAGGGAGGAGAAGGTGGGGGCTTGCTCCTATGCGGTGGAGGATCGGAAGGTGGCGGCAGATGGTGGAAGGGAATCGGTGGAGGGGATTGGTAAGCGGGCGGCGGAAGTGGCGGCAGCGGCCGCCACCACGGTGGTGCTGGGTGTGGGGAACCGGGTTTTGTATAAGCTGGCTTTGGTTCCGTTGAAGCAGTATCCTTTCTTCCTTGCTCAACTTGCCACTTTCGG ATATGTAATAGTGTACTTTGGCGTTTTGTATATTCGACATCATGCGGGCATGGTGACTGATGAAATGTTAGATGCGCCAAAGGCTccatttgttgttgttggtctATTGGAGGCTCTTGCTGCAGCCACTGGAATGGCTGCAGGAG CAATTCTATCTGGGGCATCCATTCCAATTTTATCTCAG ACTTTTCTCGTGTGGCAAATACTCCTGTCAATTATTTTTCTCGGAAGAAGATATAAAGTCAACCAACTACTTGGATGTTTTCTTGTATCCATTGGTGTAGTTGTTACTGTAGCAAG TGGAGCTGGTGTAGGGAATTCATTGAAGGAAGGTGGTATGTTTTGGAGTCTTCTCATGATAATCTCGTTTTTTCTCCAAGCAGCTAGCACCGTGCTTAAG GAGACAATCTTTTTGGACTCAACCCAAAAACTGAAG GGAGGTTCCATGGACTTGTTTGTTGTCAATTCGTACGGATCTGCTTTCCAA GCACTATTCATATGCCTTCTTCTACCCTTCTTGTCAAAATTATGGGGCATCCCCTTCAGTCAACTACCAAATTACCTTAAAGATGGTGCAGCCTGCTTCCTAAATGTTGGTACATTATCAAATG GATGTGATGGTGCTCCTCTGCTGCCTCTGTTGTTTATTATTGTAAACATAGGTTTCAACATTGCACTGCttcatctcctcaaaatctcttcaGCTGTTGTATCTTGTCTTGCTTCCACATTTTCAG TTCCAATATCAATCTATGTGTTCACCATGCCATTGCCATACCTTGGTGTTGCCTCGTCTCTTCCAGCAGGTTTTATGACAGGGGCCATCATTCTCATTTTTGGCTTACTCATTTATGCATGGACCCCTTCAAATGGTTCCTTCTCAGCTCCCACCTAG
- the LOC106765152 gene encoding calcium-dependent protein kinase 2 has product MGNCCSGGTNDSENKGETNQQNDNQGGTATTPPQSKPNHPPTKHSKPAPIGPVLGRPMEDVRSTYSMGKELGRGQFGVTHLCTHKSTGKQYACKTIAKRKLVNKEDIEDVKREVQIMHHLSGQPNIVELVSVFEDKQSVHLVMELCAGGELFDRIIAKGHYTERAAASLLRTIVQIVHTCHSMGVIHRDLKPENFLLASKEENAPLKATDFGLSVFYKQGELFKDIVGSAYYIAPEVLKRKYGPEVDIWSIGVMLYILLSGVPPFWAESENGIFKAILRGHIDFTSDPWPSISPAAKDLVRKMLNSDPRQRLTAYEVLNHPWIKEDGEAPDKPLDNAVLNRLKQFRAMNEFKKVALRVIAGCLSEEEIMGLKQMFKGMDTDNSGTITIEELKQGLAKQGTKLTEQEVKQLMEAADADGNGTIDYDEFITATMHMNRMNKEDHLYTAFQYFDKDNSGYITIEELEQALIEFNMHDGRDIRDIISEVDADNDGRINYDEFAAMMNKGNIEVNTKKRRDSTLY; this is encoded by the exons ATGGGCAACTGTTGCTCAGGTGGCACCAATGATTCTGAAAACAAGGGAGAAACCAACCAACAGAACGACAACCAAGGGGGAACGGCAACCACCCCACCACAATCTAAGCCTAATCATCCTCCCACCAAACACTCCAAGCCTGCCCCCATTGGGCCTGTTCTTGGAAGGCCAATGGAGGATGTTAGAAGTACTTACAGCATGGGGAAAGAGCTGGGGAGAGGCCAGTTTGGTGTCACACAtttgtgcacacacaagagcACAGGAAAGCAATATGCCTGCAAAACCATTGCCAAGAGAAAGCTCGTTAATAAGGAGGACATTGAGGATGTTAAGAGGGAGGTCCAGATCATGCACCATCTCTCAGGGCAGCCCAACATTGTGGAGCTTGTCAGTGTTTTTGAAGACAAGCAATCTGTTCATTTGGTTATGGAGTTGTGTGCTGGGGGTGAGCTTTTTGATCGCATCATTGCAAAGGGACATTACACTGAACGTGCAGCAGCTTCCCTCTTGAGAACCATCGTCCAGATTGTCCACACCTGCCATTCCATGGGAGTCATTCACAGAGATCTTAAGCCTGAAAATTTCCTTCTCGCCAGCAAGGAGGAAAATGCACCTCTCAAGGCAACCGATTTCGGTCTCTCAGTTTTTTACAAGCAAG GAGAGCTGTTTAAGGACATTGTTGGAAGCGCATATTACATTGCACCAGAGGTCTTGAAGAGGAAATATGGTCCAGAAGTTGACATTTGGAGTATTGGTGTCATGCTATACATTCTTCTATCTGGTGTTCCACCATTTTGGGCAG AATCCGAAAATGGAATATTCAAGGCAATTCTGCGAGGTCATATAGACTTTACAAGCGATCCATGGCCATCCATTTCGCCTGCAGCAAAAGATCTCGTAAGGAAAATGTTGAATTCGGACCCCAGACAGAGGCTGACAGCGTACGAAGTTCTGA ATCACCCATGGATCAAGGAGGATGGAGAAGCACCAGATAAACCTCTTGACAACGCAGTACTGAATAGGCTCAAGCAGTTCAGAGCAATGAACGAATTCAAGAAAGTTGCTCTAAGG GTCATCGCGGGCTGCCTGTCAGAGGAAGAAATCATGGGATTGAAGCAGATGTTCAAGGGTATGGACACTGACAACAGCGGCACCATTACAATTGAAGAGCTCAAACAAGGGCTTGCAAAACAAGGGACCAAGCTAACAGAACAAGAAGTCAAGCAATTAATGGAAGCT GCAGATGCCGATGGCAATGGAACCATTGATTACGATGAATTCATCACAGCAACAATGCACATGAACCGCATGAACAAAGAAGATCATCTTTATACTGCCTTCCAATACTTTGACAAAGATAACAGCGG GTATATTACCATTGAAGAACTAGAACAGGCTCTTATTGAGTTCAACATGCACGATGGTAGGGACATCAGGGATATCATTTCAGAAGTTGATGCAGATAAT GATGGCCGGATTAACTACGATGAATTTGCTGCAATGATGAACAAAGGAAACATAGAAGTTAATACCAAGAAGAGGCGTGATTCAACCTTATATTAG
- the LOC106765328 gene encoding dihydropyrimidinase, whose translation MQFVTSQFLHIFSFTFFTVITSSLSQSNQFCDAGTGSSKLLVKGGTVVNAHHQQIADVYVEDGVIVAVNPNIRVGDDVTVIDAFGKYVMPGGIDPHTHLELDFVFPGTVDDFFSGQAAALAGGTTMHIDFALPLNGSLTAGFEDYVKKAKKSCMDYGFHMVISKWDETVSREMELLVKEKGINSFKFFMAYKGLAMINDELLLEGFKKCKSLGALAMVHAENGDAVYEGQEKMIELGITGPEGHALSRPSVVEGEATGRAIRLADFVNTPLYVVHVMSIDAMEEIAKARKSGQKVIGEPIASGLALDESWLWHPDFEIAAKYVTSPPMRKRGHDKALQAALSTGVLQLVGTDHCAYNSSQKALGIDDFRKIPNGINGIEERMHLVWDIMVESGQITPSDYVRLTSTECARIFNIYPKKGAILPGSDADIIILNPNSSFEISAKSHHSRMDTNVYEGRTGKGKIEVTIAGGRIVWENDELKVTPGSGRYIQMPPFSYLFDGLDKKDAIYLNSLQAPVKRAKVSS comes from the exons ATGCAATTCGTCACATCACAATTCCTTCacattttctcttttactttcttcACTGTCATTACCTCTTCACTTTCACAATCCAACCAG TTTTGTGATGCTGGAACTGGATCGTCCAAGTTGTTGGTCAAAGGAGGCACGGTTGTGAACGCTCATCATCAACAGATTGCTGATGTTTACGTGGAAGATGGTGTAATTGTTGCAGTTAATCCTAACATCAGG GTTGGAGATGACGTCACTGTCATAGATGCTTTCGGCAAATATGTCATGCCAG GGGGCATTGATCCTCACACCCATCTAGAACTCGATTTTGTTTTTCCTGGAACGGTTGACGACTTCTTCAGTGGTCAGGCTGCAGCATTGGCTGGTGGGACAACAATGCACATTGACTTCGCATTACCACTGAATGGGAGTTTGACAGCTGGTTTTGAAGACTATGTAAAAAAGGCAAAGAAGTCTTGCATGGATTATGGTTTTCatatggttatttccaaatgGGACGAGACTGTTTCGAGAGAAATGGAGCTCTTGGTCAAGGAGAAAG GCATAAACTCTTTCAAGTTTTTCATGGCATACAAAGGACTTGCGATGATCAATGATGAGCTTCTTCTGGAAGGATTTAAAAAATGCAAGTCTCTTGGTGCTTTAGCCATGGTCCACGCGGAAAATGGAGATGCTGTGTATGAAGGGCAAGAGAAAATGATAGAACTTGGAATAACTGGTCCGGAAGGGCATGCTCTTTCAAGGCCTTCAGTG GTGGAAGGAGAGGCAACTGGTCGTGCCATTCGTTTAGCAGATTTTGTGAACACTCCTCTATATGTGGTTCATGTAATGAGCATTGATGCAATGGAAGAAATTGCAAAAGCCCGGAAATCAG GACAAAAGGTAATCGGAGAACCTATTGCCTCTGGGTTAGCCCTTGATGAGTCTTGGCTTTGGCATCCAGACTTCGAGATTGCAGCAAA ATATGTGACGAGTCCCCCCATGAGGAAAAGAGGACATGATAAGGCTCTTCAAGCTGCTCTTTCAACAGGAGTTTTGCAG CTGGTAGGAACTGATCATTGTGCCTATAACTCCAGTCAAAAAGCTCTTGGAATTGATGATTTCCGGAAAATTCCTAACGGTATCAATG GTATTGAAGAAAGAATGCATTTGGTATGGGACATCATGGTG GAGTCTGGCCAAATAACCCCCTCTGATTATGTCCGTTTAACAAGCACAGAATG CGCTCGAATCTTCAATATATATCCAAAGAAAGGAGCTATTCTGCCGGGATCTGATGCAGATATTATCATCCTCAATCCAAATTCAAGCTTTGAGATAAGTGCAAAGTCCCACCACTCTAGAATGGACACAAATGTGTACGAGGGAAGGACAGGAAAG GGAAAAATTGAAGTGACTATTGCAGGAGGAAGAAttgtttgggaaaatgatgAACTAAAGGTTACTCCTGGTAGTGGGAGATACATCCAAATGCCACCCTTTAGTTATCTGTTTGATGGACTGGACAAGAAGGATGCCATTTATCTGAATTCCCTTCAAGCCCCAGTAAAGCGAGCCAAAGTCAGCAGCTAA
- the LOC106764093 gene encoding rhodanese-like/PpiC domain-containing protein 12, chloroplastic — MSILRGICVLRVGVATPKPYLLPSIFSSSFNIHTLSHTTFSRTFRFHPPSISLSSFVPLVPPKAAASYGTGSGGAEGGRPRELLVQHLLVKEDDQKLLLDLLQKISSGEDLSDLAVEHSLCPSKEEGGMLGWVKKGQMVPEFEEAAFSAPLNKVVKCKTKFGWHLLQVLSEREESILQDIQPHELHGKIQDPNFLEEAQLIDVREPEEVAKASLPGFTVLPLRQFGSWGPEITKKLDPEKDIYVMCHHGMRSLQVARWLLSQGFRKVYNVSGGIHAYAVQVDPSVPTY, encoded by the exons ATGTCAATTTTGAGAGGAATTTGTGTGCTGAGAGTGGGTGTAGCAACTCCAAAACCTTACCTTCTTCCCTCAATCTTCTCGTCATCCTTCAATATTCATACCCTCTCACATACCACTTTTTCCAGAACCTTTCGTTTCCATCCACCTTCAATTTCTCTTTCATCCTTTGTGCCCCTCGTACCTCCCAAAGCAGCAG CCTCTTATGGCACTGGGAGTGGTGGTGCTGAAGGTGGTAGGCCAAGGGAACTATTGGTGCAGCATTTGTTGGTCAAAGAAGATGACCAGAAGCTTCTGTTGGATCTTCTGCAAAAAATCTCTTCAG GCGAAGATTTGAGTGATCTTGCTGTGGAACATTCACTTTGCCCATCCAAAGAAGAAGGAGGAATGCTTGGATGGGTCAAAAAGGGTCAAATG GTTCCTGAATTTGAGGAGGCTGCGTTCAGTGCACCTTTAAACAAAGTTGTAAAGTGCAAAACCAAATTCGGATGGCACCTGCTGCAGGTTTTATCTGAAAG GGAAGAATCAATTCTTCAAGACATTCAACCTCATGAGCTGCATGGGAAAATTCAAGATCCCAATTTTTTGGAGGAGGCACAGCTAATTGACGTTCGAGAGCCTGAAGAAGT GGCTAAAGCATCTTTGCCAGGATTTACTGTTCTTCCCCTCCGACAATTTGGAAGCTGGGGGCCTGAAATAACTAAAAAACTTGACCCTGAAAAGGATATATACGTTATG TGTCATCATGGCATGCGATCATTACAGGTTGCCAGATGGTTGCTGTCAcag GGTTTCAGGAAAGTATACAATGTTTCTGGGGGAATCCATGCCTATGCTGTTCAGGTTGATCCATCAGTACCCACATACTGA
- the LOC106765153 gene encoding splicing factor 3B subunit 6-like protein, whose protein sequence is MAAISLRKGNTRLPPEVNRVLYVRNLPFNITSEEMYDIFGKYGAIRQIRIGTNKDTRGTAFVVYEDIYDAKTAVDHLSGFNVANRYLIVLYYQQAKMSKKFDQKKKEDEIARMQEKYGVSTKDK, encoded by the coding sequence ATGGCGGCGATCAGTCTCCGGAAAGGCAATACGCGGCTGCCGCCGGAGGTAAACCGCGTTCTGTACGTGCGCAACCTTCCCTTCAACATTACGAGCGAGGAGATGTACGACATCTTCGGCAAATACGGCGCGATTCGCCAGATCCGCATCGGCACCAACAAGGACACGCGCGGAACCGCCTTCGTTGTCTACGAGGACATCTACGACGCTAAAACCGCCGTCGATCACCTCTCCGGTTTCAATGTTGCGAATCGCTACCTTATCGTGCTGTATTATCAGCAAGCGAAGATGAGCAAGAAGTTCGAtcagaagaagaaggaggatgAGATTGCGCGTATGCAGGAGAAGTATGGCGTTTCCACCAAAGATAAGTAA